In Streptomyces ambofaciens ATCC 23877, a single genomic region encodes these proteins:
- a CDS encoding RluA family pseudouridine synthase encodes MSTIPEIRTLPVPDGLEGERVDAAISRMFGFSRTKAAELAAAGKVQVDGSVVGKSERVHGGAWLEVEMPQAPAPVRVVAEPVEGMEIVHDDEDVVVIVKPVGVAAHPSPGWTGPTVIGGLAAAGYRISTSGAAERQGIVHRLDVGTSGLMVVAKSERAYTSLKRQFKERTVDKRYHTLVQGHPDPTSGTIDAPIGRHPQHDYKWAVTAEGKASVTHYDLIEAFRAASLLDVKLETGRTHQIRVHMAAHRHPCVGDLTYGADPTLAKRLRLTRQWLHAVRLGFEHPGDGQWAEYASDYPDDLQQALDLVREETYG; translated from the coding sequence GTGAGCACGATTCCCGAGATCCGTACCCTGCCCGTGCCCGACGGCCTGGAGGGTGAGCGCGTCGACGCCGCCATCTCCCGCATGTTCGGCTTCTCCCGTACCAAGGCCGCGGAGCTCGCCGCGGCGGGCAAGGTGCAGGTCGACGGATCGGTGGTCGGCAAGTCCGAACGCGTCCACGGCGGCGCCTGGCTCGAGGTCGAGATGCCGCAGGCGCCCGCGCCGGTGCGGGTGGTCGCCGAGCCCGTCGAGGGCATGGAGATCGTGCACGACGACGAGGACGTCGTCGTGATCGTCAAGCCGGTCGGCGTCGCGGCCCACCCCTCGCCCGGCTGGACCGGCCCCACGGTCATCGGCGGACTGGCCGCCGCCGGGTACCGCATCTCCACCTCCGGCGCCGCCGAGCGGCAGGGGATCGTGCACCGCCTGGACGTGGGCACGTCCGGTCTGATGGTGGTGGCCAAGTCGGAGCGCGCCTACACCTCGCTCAAGCGCCAGTTCAAGGAGCGCACGGTCGACAAGCGCTACCACACGCTCGTGCAGGGCCACCCCGACCCGACCAGCGGCACCATCGACGCCCCCATCGGCCGCCACCCCCAGCACGACTACAAGTGGGCCGTCACCGCCGAGGGCAAGGCCTCCGTCACGCACTACGACCTCATCGAGGCCTTCCGCGCGGCCTCCCTGCTCGACGTGAAGCTGGAGACCGGCCGCACCCACCAGATCCGGGTCCACATGGCCGCCCACCGGCACCCCTGCGTCGGCGACCTCACCTACGGCGCCGACCCGACGCTCGCCAAGCGGCTGCGCCTCACCCGGCAGTGGCTGCACGCCGTGCGGCTCGGCTTCGAGCACCCCGGCGACGGACAGTGGGCCGAGTACGCCAGCGACTACCCCGACGACCTCCAGCAGGCCCTGGACCTGGTCCGCGAGGAGACCTACGGATGA
- a CDS encoding helix-turn-helix domain-containing protein: MGIGRRVAEARAEQGVTQEQLAVAVGLERSALAKIETEKRRLSALELVAIARELKRRVEWFVDDAPPALVSYRRAHPDVATQAIDLRLDELVRETEFVVSCIPGLISGQPEPLPHPTTAAEAEEMADTARRLLGLGPADPAHNIAGLAAALGLLIFSLDLGEGADAGTVLLERGGVTLVNGSRMVGRRRLAAAHELGHYLIADEYALDWRIASSEADGLEARLDRFARALLLPESDLRTRWARWTNAPDESWRDAAVRAASHYRVDMATLARRLKELRLVEHSRAEDIRQVQTRRADIVEKDLVVSDELAPASLPRAYEQAVLALYRREAVTEGRALGLLLGTFDSASLPELPPVPGSEIWTVTS, from the coding sequence ATGGGTATCGGGCGGCGGGTCGCAGAAGCGCGGGCTGAGCAGGGGGTCACCCAGGAACAGCTGGCGGTGGCCGTCGGCCTGGAACGCAGTGCGCTCGCCAAGATCGAGACCGAGAAACGCCGCCTGTCCGCGCTGGAGCTGGTGGCCATCGCGCGGGAACTCAAGCGGCGGGTGGAGTGGTTCGTCGACGACGCTCCGCCCGCTCTCGTCTCCTACCGCAGGGCGCACCCCGATGTCGCCACGCAGGCCATCGACCTGCGGCTCGACGAACTGGTCCGCGAAACCGAGTTCGTCGTCTCCTGCATCCCCGGGCTGATCTCCGGGCAGCCCGAGCCGCTGCCGCATCCCACCACCGCCGCCGAGGCCGAGGAGATGGCGGACACCGCGCGCCGCCTGCTCGGGCTGGGGCCCGCCGACCCGGCCCACAACATCGCGGGTCTGGCCGCGGCCCTCGGTCTCCTGATCTTCTCCCTCGACCTCGGGGAGGGCGCGGACGCCGGCACCGTGCTCCTGGAGCGGGGCGGCGTGACGCTCGTCAACGGCAGCCGGATGGTGGGCCGACGCCGCCTTGCCGCCGCGCACGAACTGGGCCACTACCTCATCGCCGACGAGTACGCCCTGGACTGGCGGATCGCCTCGTCGGAGGCCGACGGTCTCGAGGCCCGGCTCGACCGGTTCGCCCGTGCCCTGCTGTTGCCGGAGAGCGATCTGCGCACCCGTTGGGCGCGCTGGACGAACGCACCCGACGAGAGCTGGCGGGACGCCGCGGTCCGCGCCGCCAGCCACTACCGGGTGGACATGGCGACCTTGGCACGTCGCCTCAAGGAGCTCCGCCTGGTCGAACACTCCAGGGCCGAGGACATCCGGCAGGTGCAGACCCGGCGGGCCGACATCGTGGAGAAGGACCTCGTGGTCAGCGACGAGCTGGCCCCGGCCTCCCTGCCCAGGGCGTACGAGCAGGCCGTCCTGGCGCTGTACCGAAGAGAGGCCGTGACCGAGGGAAGGGCGCTGGGGCTCCTGCTCGGCACCTTCGACAGCGCCTCGCTGCCCGAGCTGCCGCCCGTGCCGGGCTCCGAGATCTGGACCGTCACGTCGTGA
- the lspA gene encoding signal peptidase II, whose amino-acid sequence MAEAERIIGTPDIPDAAGDGQERADAEQERSPERPRGRRRIAVLFAVAALAYALDLTSKMIVVAKLEHQEPIEIVGDWLRFVAIRNAGAAFGFGEAFTVIFTVIAAAVIVVIARLARKLYSLPWAIALGMLLGGALGNLTDRIFRAPGVFEGAVVDFIAPKHFAVFNLADSAIVCGGILIVILSFRGLDPDGTVHKD is encoded by the coding sequence GTGGCAGAGGCGGAGCGCATCATCGGTACGCCGGACATCCCGGACGCGGCGGGGGACGGCCAGGAGCGGGCCGACGCCGAGCAGGAGCGGTCCCCGGAGCGTCCCCGCGGCAGGCGGCGGATCGCCGTGCTCTTCGCGGTCGCCGCGTTGGCGTACGCACTCGACCTGACCAGCAAGATGATCGTGGTCGCCAAGCTGGAGCACCAGGAGCCCATCGAGATCGTCGGGGACTGGCTGCGGTTCGTGGCGATCCGCAACGCGGGCGCGGCCTTCGGTTTCGGCGAGGCCTTCACCGTGATCTTCACGGTGATCGCGGCGGCCGTGATCGTCGTGATCGCCCGCCTGGCGCGCAAGCTCTACAGCCTGCCGTGGGCCATCGCGCTCGGCATGCTGCTCGGCGGTGCCCTCGGCAACCTCACCGACCGGATCTTCCGGGCACCGGGCGTCTTCGAGGGCGCGGTCGTGGACTTCATCGCGCCCAAGCACTTCGCCGTGTTCAACCTCGCCGACTCGGCGATCGTCTGCGGCGGCATCCTGATCGTGATCCTCTCCTTCCGCGGACTGGACCCGGACGGGACCGTCCACAAGGACTGA
- a CDS encoding TraR/DksA family transcriptional regulator has protein sequence MVAKKTAVQQSEAAAAKKSAAKRTAAGKAAAGKGAAKKDAAATGGARSGTAARSGTAEQSGTAGQAPAKRTAARKAAVKRAGAEQAPAKKSTAKKSTAKKSTAKEVGAAQTAEQTGATTVVAKKTPGTATAAKTAVPKARGAAADPGDLAVRPGEEPWTPEEVEEARGGLQSEAERLRTEIDSSERSLQGMMRDSGDGAGDDEADTGSKNITREHELALAATAREVLTQTERALERLDTGTYGLCENCGNPIGKARMQAFPRATLCVECKQKQERRY, from the coding sequence ATGGTGGCGAAGAAGACCGCCGTACAGCAGTCGGAGGCGGCTGCTGCGAAGAAGTCCGCCGCCAAGAGGACCGCGGCCGGGAAGGCGGCCGCCGGGAAGGGGGCCGCGAAGAAGGACGCCGCGGCCACGGGTGGCGCGCGGAGCGGCACCGCGGCGCGGAGCGGTACCGCGGAGCAGAGCGGCACCGCCGGGCAGGCGCCGGCCAAGAGGACCGCGGCCCGGAAGGCGGCGGTGAAACGGGCCGGGGCCGAGCAGGCCCCGGCGAAGAAGAGCACGGCGAAGAAGAGCACGGCGAAGAAGAGCACGGCCAAGGAAGTGGGCGCGGCGCAGACCGCGGAGCAGACGGGAGCCACGACGGTGGTTGCGAAGAAGACCCCTGGCACGGCCACGGCGGCCAAGACCGCCGTCCCCAAGGCCCGCGGCGCCGCTGCGGACCCCGGCGACCTCGCGGTACGGCCCGGCGAGGAACCCTGGACCCCCGAAGAGGTCGAGGAGGCGCGCGGAGGGCTGCAGTCCGAGGCCGAGCGGCTGCGCACCGAGATCGACTCCTCGGAGCGGTCCCTGCAGGGCATGATGCGCGACTCCGGGGACGGCGCGGGCGACGACGAGGCGGACACCGGCAGCAAGAACATCACGCGCGAGCACGAGCTGGCGCTGGCGGCCACCGCGCGGGAGGTGCTCACCCAGACCGAGCGCGCCCTGGAGCGCCTGGACACGGGCACCTACGGCCTGTGCGAGAACTGCGGCAACCCCATCGGCAAGGCGCGCATGCAGGCGTTCCCGAGGGCCACCCTGTGCGTCGAGTGCAAGCAGAAGCAGGAGCGCCGGTACTGA
- the ileS gene encoding isoleucine--tRNA ligase yields the protein MNTQPQYRQVPAQVDLPALEHAVLDFWREQKIFAKSLEQSEGRPEWVFYEGPPTANGMPGAHHIEARVFKDVFPRFRTMRGYHVGRKAGWDCHGLPVELAVEKELGFSGKQDIEAYGIAEFNAKCRESVTRHTDAFEALTTRMGYWADLQDPYRTMDPEYIESVWWSLKEIFGKGLLVQDHRVAPWCPRCGTGLSDHELAQGYETVVDPSVYVRFPLTSGPLAGEAALLIWTTTPWTLVSNTAVAAHPDVTYVVATNGEEKLVVAEPLVAKALGEGWEATGESFTGADMERWTYQRPFELVEFPSVGEGTDGHGPAPAHFVVNADYVTTEDGTGLVHQSPAFGEDDLRVCRSYGLPVVNPVRPDGTFEEDVPLVGGVFFKKADEKLTEDLDARGLLFRHIPYEHSYPHCWRCHTALLYYAQPSWYIRTTAIKDRLLQENEGTNWFPDSVKHGRYGDWLNNNIDWALSRNRYWGTPLPIWRCEDDHLTVAGSRAELTELSGTDQSALDPHRPYIDDVTFACPQEGCGKTATRVPEVIDAWYDSGSMPFAQWGYPHKNKELFESRYPAQFICEAIDQTRGWFYTLMAVGTLVFDKSSYENVVCLGHILAEDGRKMSKHLGNTLDPIPLMDRHGADAVRWFMAAGGSPWAARRVGHGTIQEVVRKTLLTYWNTVAFQALYARTSGWAPSGADPAPADRPVLDRWLLSELHALTDQVTQALDAYDTQRAGKLLSAFVDDLSNWYVRRSRRRFWQGDKAALRTLHEIIETVTKLMAPLTPFITERVWQDLVVPVTPGAPESVHLSSWPEADLSAIDPELSRQMVLVRRLVELGRATRAESGVKTRQPLSRALIAVAGFDALTPELHSQITEELNVESLASLSEVGGSLVDTTAKANFRALGKRFGKRVQDVAKAVAHADAAALSLALREGTASVEVDGETIALAPDEVIITETPREGWSVASDSGATVALDLEITEELRRAGLARDAIRLIQEARKNSGLDVADRISLRWTASDPATVAALSGHSSLIADEVLATDFAEGEADDTYGEPFTDEGLSLTFRLRKQ from the coding sequence TTGAATACGCAGCCGCAGTACCGCCAGGTGCCCGCCCAGGTCGACCTGCCCGCGCTCGAACACGCGGTGCTCGACTTCTGGCGTGAGCAGAAGATCTTCGCCAAGAGCCTGGAGCAGTCCGAGGGCCGCCCCGAGTGGGTGTTCTACGAGGGCCCGCCCACCGCCAACGGCATGCCGGGCGCCCACCACATCGAGGCGCGCGTCTTCAAGGACGTCTTCCCCCGCTTCCGCACCATGCGCGGCTACCACGTGGGCCGCAAGGCCGGCTGGGACTGCCACGGCCTGCCGGTGGAGCTGGCGGTGGAGAAGGAGCTCGGCTTCTCGGGCAAGCAGGACATCGAGGCGTACGGCATCGCCGAGTTCAACGCCAAGTGCCGCGAGTCGGTGACCCGCCACACCGACGCCTTCGAAGCGCTCACGACGCGCATGGGCTACTGGGCCGACCTCCAGGACCCGTACCGCACGATGGACCCGGAGTACATCGAGTCCGTCTGGTGGTCCCTGAAGGAGATCTTCGGCAAGGGCCTGCTGGTCCAGGACCACCGCGTCGCCCCCTGGTGCCCCCGCTGCGGCACCGGCCTGTCCGACCACGAGCTGGCGCAGGGCTACGAGACGGTCGTCGACCCGTCCGTCTACGTGCGCTTCCCGCTGACCTCCGGCCCGCTGGCCGGCGAGGCCGCGCTGCTGATCTGGACGACCACGCCCTGGACCCTGGTGTCCAACACGGCGGTCGCCGCGCACCCCGACGTCACCTACGTCGTCGCGACGAACGGCGAGGAGAAGCTCGTCGTCGCCGAGCCTCTGGTGGCGAAGGCCCTCGGCGAGGGCTGGGAGGCCACCGGCGAGTCCTTCACGGGTGCGGACATGGAGCGCTGGACGTACCAGCGCCCGTTCGAGCTGGTGGAGTTCCCGAGCGTCGGCGAGGGGACCGACGGACACGGCCCCGCGCCGGCCCACTTCGTCGTCAACGCCGACTACGTCACCACCGAGGACGGCACGGGCCTCGTCCACCAGTCCCCCGCCTTCGGTGAGGACGACCTCAGGGTCTGCCGGTCCTACGGCCTGCCCGTCGTGAACCCGGTCCGCCCGGACGGCACCTTCGAGGAGGACGTCCCGCTGGTCGGCGGCGTCTTCTTCAAGAAGGCCGACGAGAAGCTCACCGAGGACCTGGACGCCCGGGGGCTGCTCTTCCGGCACATCCCCTACGAGCACAGCTACCCGCACTGCTGGCGCTGCCACACCGCGCTGCTGTACTACGCGCAGCCGTCCTGGTACATCCGCACCACCGCGATCAAGGACCGTCTCCTCCAGGAGAACGAGGGGACCAACTGGTTCCCGGACTCGGTCAAGCACGGCCGGTACGGCGACTGGCTGAACAACAACATCGACTGGGCGCTCTCCCGCAACCGCTACTGGGGCACCCCGCTGCCCATCTGGCGCTGCGAGGACGACCACCTCACGGTCGCCGGCTCCCGCGCGGAACTCACCGAGCTGTCCGGCACCGACCAGTCGGCCCTGGACCCGCACCGCCCGTACATCGACGACGTCACCTTCGCCTGCCCCCAGGAGGGATGCGGCAAGACCGCCACGCGCGTGCCGGAGGTCATCGACGCCTGGTACGACTCGGGTTCGATGCCGTTCGCGCAGTGGGGCTACCCGCACAAGAACAAGGAGCTGTTCGAGAGCCGGTACCCGGCGCAGTTCATCTGCGAGGCCATCGACCAGACCCGCGGCTGGTTCTACACGCTGATGGCGGTCGGCACGCTGGTCTTCGACAAGTCGTCGTACGAGAACGTCGTCTGCCTCGGCCACATCCTCGCCGAGGACGGCCGCAAGATGTCCAAGCACCTGGGCAACACCCTGGACCCCATCCCGCTGATGGACCGGCACGGCGCGGACGCGGTCCGCTGGTTCATGGCGGCCGGCGGCTCCCCGTGGGCGGCCCGCCGGGTCGGTCACGGCACCATCCAGGAGGTCGTCCGCAAGACGCTCCTCACCTACTGGAACACGGTCGCCTTCCAGGCCCTGTACGCCCGCACCTCGGGCTGGGCGCCGAGCGGGGCCGACCCGGCCCCGGCCGACCGCCCGGTCCTGGACCGCTGGCTGCTCTCCGAGCTGCACGCGCTCACCGACCAGGTCACCCAGGCGCTGGACGCGTACGACACCCAGCGCGCCGGCAAGCTGCTGTCCGCCTTCGTCGACGACCTGTCCAACTGGTACGTCCGCCGCTCCCGCCGCCGCTTCTGGCAGGGCGACAAGGCGGCACTGCGCACGCTGCACGAGATCATCGAGACGGTCACGAAGCTCATGGCCCCGCTGACCCCGTTCATCACCGAGCGGGTCTGGCAGGACCTGGTCGTGCCGGTCACTCCGGGCGCTCCGGAGTCGGTGCACCTGTCCTCGTGGCCGGAGGCGGACCTGTCGGCGATCGACCCGGAGCTGTCCCGGCAGATGGTCCTGGTCCGCCGGCTGGTGGAGCTGGGCCGCGCCACGCGCGCGGAGTCGGGCGTCAAGACGCGTCAGCCGCTCAGCCGCGCGCTGATCGCGGTGGCGGGCTTCGACGCGCTCACCCCCGAGCTGCACTCGCAGATCACGGAGGAACTCAACGTCGAGTCGCTGGCGTCGCTCAGCGAGGTCGGCGGTTCGCTGGTCGACACGACCGCGAAGGCCAACTTCCGTGCGCTGGGCAAGCGCTTCGGCAAGCGCGTCCAGGACGTGGCGAAGGCCGTCGCGCACGCGGACGCCGCGGCGCTCTCCCTCGCCCTGCGCGAGGGCACGGCCTCGGTGGAGGTCGACGGCGAGACGATCGCCCTCGCCCCCGACGAGGTGATCATCACGGAGACGCCCCGCGAGGGCTGGTCGGTCGCCTCGGACTCCGGCGCGACCGTGGCGCTGGACCTGGAGATCACGGAGGAGCTCCGCCGCGCGGGCCTCGCCCGTGACGCGATCCGCCTGATCCAGGAGGCCCGCAAGAACAGCGGCCTCGACGTCGCCGACCGCATCTCCCTGCGCTGGACGGCCTCGGACCCGGCGACGGTGGCCGCCCTGTCCGGCCACTCGTCCCTGATCGCGGACGAGGTCCTGGCCACGGACTTCGCCGAGGGCGAGGCGGACGACACGTACGGGGAGCCGTTCACGGACGAGGGCCTGTCCCTGACGTTCCGCCTGCGCAAGCAGTAG
- the divIVA gene encoding apical growth/hyphal branching protein DivIVA yields the protein MPLTPEDVRNKQFTTVRLREGYDEDEVDAFLDEVEAELTRLLRENEDLRAKLAAATRAAAQNQQNMRKPPEPPQDQQQQQHQQQHPQQGMPQQGMRGPGAPVPAGISGPPQQQMGGPMGGPPQLPSGAPQLPAGPGGQGGPQGPGPMGQGPGPMGQGGPGPMQGQMGPGPMGGPMGGPQGPGGPGMPGQGGPGGDSAARVLSLAQQTADQAIAEARSEANKIVGEARSRAEGLERDARAKADALERDAQEKHRVAMGSLESARATLERKVEDLRGFEREYRTRLKSYLESQLRQLETQADDSLAPPRTPATASLPPSPAPSMAPAGASAPSYGGNQSMGSGPGQSGPSYGGQQQMSPAMTQPMAPVRPQGPSPMGQAPSPMRGFLIDEDDN from the coding sequence ATGCCGTTGACCCCCGAGGACGTGCGGAACAAGCAGTTCACGACCGTCCGCCTCCGAGAAGGCTATGACGAGGACGAGGTCGATGCCTTCCTCGACGAGGTCGAAGCCGAACTGACCCGGCTGCTCCGCGAGAACGAGGACCTGCGCGCCAAGCTGGCCGCGGCGACGCGCGCGGCTGCGCAGAACCAGCAGAACATGCGCAAGCCCCCGGAACCGCCGCAGGATCAGCAGCAACAGCAGCATCAGCAGCAGCACCCGCAGCAGGGGATGCCGCAGCAGGGCATGCGAGGTCCCGGCGCTCCGGTGCCCGCCGGCATATCGGGCCCGCCGCAGCAGCAGATGGGTGGCCCCATGGGTGGCCCGCCCCAGCTGCCGAGCGGTGCCCCGCAGCTGCCCGCCGGCCCCGGTGGTCAGGGTGGTCCGCAGGGTCCCGGCCCGATGGGCCAGGGTCCGGGACCGATGGGCCAGGGCGGCCCCGGTCCGATGCAGGGCCAGATGGGCCCCGGCCCGATGGGCGGCCCCATGGGCGGTCCGCAGGGTCCTGGCGGTCCCGGCATGCCCGGTCAGGGCGGCCCCGGCGGCGACAGCGCCGCCCGTGTCCTGTCGCTGGCCCAGCAGACCGCCGACCAGGCGATCGCGGAGGCCCGTTCCGAGGCCAACAAGATCGTCGGCGAGGCCCGTTCGCGTGCCGAGGGTCTGGAGCGGGACGCGCGTGCCAAGGCCGACGCCCTGGAGCGGGACGCGCAGGAGAAGCACCGCGTCGCGATGGGCTCCCTGGAGTCCGCCCGCGCCACGCTGGAGCGCAAGGTCGAGGACCTGCGCGGCTTCGAGCGCGAGTACCGGACGCGGCTGAAGTCGTACCTGGAGTCGCAGCTGCGTCAGCTGGAGACCCAGGCGGACGACTCGCTGGCCCCGCCGCGTACGCCCGCCACGGCCTCTCTGCCGCCGTCCCCGGCGCCCTCGATGGCTCCGGCCGGCGCGAGCGCCCCGTCCTACGGCGGCAACCAGTCGATGGGCAGCGGGCCGGGTCAGTCCGGGCCGTCCTACGGCGGTCAGCAGCAGATGTCGCCGGCGATGACCCAGCCGATGGCGCCGGTGCGTCCGCAGGGCCCGTCGCCGATGGGGCAGGCACCCTCGCCGATGCGCGGGTTCCTGATCGACGAGGACGACAACTGA
- a CDS encoding YggT family protein: MSVVLDVVYIALMCFLIVLIFRLVMDYVFQFARSWQPGKAMVVVLEATYTVTDPPLKLLRRFIPPLRLGGVALDLSFFVLMIIVYILISIVSRL; encoded by the coding sequence ATGAGCGTGGTCCTGGATGTCGTCTACATCGCGCTGATGTGCTTCCTCATCGTGCTCATCTTCCGGTTGGTCATGGACTACGTCTTCCAGTTCGCCCGCTCGTGGCAACCCGGCAAGGCGATGGTGGTCGTTCTGGAGGCCACCTACACTGTCACCGATCCACCGTTGAAGCTTCTGCGGCGGTTCATTCCGCCGCTGCGTCTCGGGGGCGTGGCGCTCGACCTGTCCTTCTTCGTACTGATGATCATCGTCTACATCCTGATCTCGATCGTGAGCCGGCTGTGA
- the sepF gene encoding cell division protein SepF gives MAGAMRKMAVYLGLVEDDGYDGRGFDPDDDFEPELDPEPERDHRRHEPVHQPHGSHQPQRDEEVRVVQPPAQREPVPRSTSLAAESSRPARIAPVASITQERASLEKSAPVIMPKVVSEREPYRITTLHPRTYNEARTIGEHFREGTPVIMNLTEMDDTDAKRLVDFAAGLVFGLHGSIERVTQKVFLLSPANVDVTAEDKARIAEGGFFNQS, from the coding sequence ATGGCCGGCGCGATGCGCAAGATGGCGGTCTACCTCGGCCTCGTGGAGGACGATGGGTACGACGGCCGGGGGTTCGACCCCGACGACGACTTCGAACCCGAGCTGGACCCGGAGCCCGAACGGGATCACCGGCGGCACGAACCGGTGCACCAGCCCCATGGTTCACATCAGCCCCAAAGGGACGAAGAGGTACGAGTCGTACAACCGCCCGCGCAGCGCGAGCCGGTGCCCCGCTCCACTTCGCTCGCGGCGGAATCGAGCCGCCCGGCGCGGATCGCGCCCGTGGCATCCATCACACAAGAACGCGCAAGCCTGGAAAAGAGCGCACCGGTCATCATGCCCAAGGTCGTGTCCGAACGAGAGCCCTACCGGATCACCACACTTCACCCCCGGACCTACAACGAGGCCCGTACCATCGGGGAACACTTCCGTGAGGGCACACCGGTGATCATGAATCTCACTGAGATGGATGACACAGATGCGAAGCGACTTGTCGACTTTGCGGCCGGTTTGGTGTTTGGTCTTCACGGCAGTATCGAGCGGGTGACGCAGAAGGTGTTCCTGCTGTCTCCTGCTAACGTCGATGTCACGGCGGAGGACAAGGCCCGCATCGCAGAGGGCGGGTTCTTCAACCAGAGCTGA
- a CDS encoding YggS family pyridoxal phosphate-dependent enzyme: MTDRKQELAANLAKVEERIAAACAAAGRRRDEVTLIVVTKTYPADDVRILSGLGVRHVAENRDQDAAPKAAACSDLPLSWHFVGQLQTNKVRSVAGYADVVQSVDRPKLVTALSREAVRTGREVGCLLQVALDAGESGRGERGGVGPGGIEELADLVAGAEGLRLDGLMTVAPLTGEYAGRQQAAFERLMDLSTCVRRTHPAANMVSAGMSADLEQAVAAGATHVRVGTAVLGVRPRLG; the protein is encoded by the coding sequence ATGACGGACCGTAAGCAGGAACTCGCCGCGAACCTGGCGAAAGTGGAAGAGCGCATCGCCGCCGCCTGTGCGGCGGCGGGCCGCCGGCGCGACGAGGTGACCCTGATCGTGGTCACCAAGACCTACCCGGCGGACGATGTGCGGATCCTCTCCGGCCTCGGCGTGCGCCATGTCGCCGAGAACCGCGACCAGGACGCGGCCCCCAAGGCCGCGGCATGCTCGGATCTGCCGCTTTCGTGGCATTTCGTCGGCCAGTTGCAGACCAACAAGGTGCGCTCCGTGGCCGGTTACGCGGACGTCGTGCAGTCCGTCGACCGCCCCAAGCTGGTCACGGCCCTGTCGAGGGAGGCCGTACGCACCGGACGCGAGGTGGGCTGCCTCCTCCAGGTCGCGCTCGACGCGGGGGAGAGCGGTCGCGGCGAGCGCGGTGGCGTCGGCCCCGGGGGGATCGAGGAGTTGGCCGACCTGGTCGCCGGGGCGGAAGGGCTGCGGCTCGACGGGCTGATGACCGTCGCTCCCCTCACCGGCGAGTACGCGGGGCGCCAACAGGCGGCGTTCGAGCGCCTCATGGATTTGTCGACCTGCGTGCGCCGGACCCATCCGGCTGCGAACATGGTCTCCGCAGGAATGAGCGCGGACCTCGAGCAGGCCGTGGCCGCCGGAGCGACACATGTACGCGTCGGCACCGCGGTACTCGGAGTCCGCCCCAGGCTCGGGTAA
- the pgeF gene encoding peptidoglycan editing factor PgeF has translation MIGQRDTVNGAHFGFTDRWGGVSAVPYEELNLGGAVGDDPGAVTANRELAAKSLGVDPARVVWMNQVHGADVAVVDGPWGDRPVPRVDAVVTAERGLALAVLTADCVPVLLADPVAGVAAAAHAGRPGLVAGVVPAAVRAMADLGADPARVVARTGPAVCGRCYEVPEEMRAEVTAVEPAAHAETSWGTPAVDVAAGVHAQLERLGVLDRERSPVCTRESKDHFSYRRDRTTGRLASYVWLD, from the coding sequence GTGATAGGACAGCGCGACACCGTGAACGGCGCGCACTTCGGCTTCACCGACCGGTGGGGCGGAGTGAGCGCCGTTCCGTACGAGGAGCTCAACCTCGGCGGCGCGGTCGGCGACGACCCCGGCGCCGTGACGGCCAACCGGGAGCTGGCGGCCAAGTCGCTGGGCGTCGACCCGGCCCGGGTGGTCTGGATGAACCAGGTGCACGGCGCCGACGTCGCTGTGGTCGACGGACCCTGGGGGGACCGCCCGGTCCCGCGGGTCGACGCGGTCGTCACCGCCGAACGCGGTCTCGCCCTCGCCGTCCTCACCGCCGACTGCGTGCCCGTCCTGCTGGCCGACCCCGTCGCCGGTGTCGCCGCCGCGGCCCACGCGGGCCGGCCCGGCCTGGTCGCGGGGGTCGTCCCCGCCGCCGTACGGGCCATGGCGGATCTCGGCGCCGACCCCGCCCGCGTCGTCGCCCGCACCGGACCCGCCGTGTGCGGCCGGTGCTACGAGGTGCCCGAGGAGATGCGCGCCGAGGTGACCGCCGTCGAGCCGGCGGCGCACGCCGAGACCAGCTGGGGTACGCCCGCGGTCGACGTGGCCGCCGGAGTGCACGCGCAGCTCGAGCGCCTCGGGGTGCTCGACCGGGAGCGGTCGCCGGTGTGCACCCGGGAGTCGAAGGACCACTTCTCGTACCGACGCGACCGCACCACCGGGCGGCTCGCGAGCTATGTCTGGCTGGACTGA